The window AAGCATGTGGGACGAAAGCTTTAGGAGTAGCGGTAATTTTAATGCCTCAGCATCCATGATACTGGATGAAGACACAAAACTAGATAACCAGGTgaacttttgaaatttatgcCTTTTGTTCTTGTTTCCTGGCGCCCGCCCACATTAGTCCGTTTTCTCAGCTGTTGTGTTATCATTGGATTTCTCTAGTCAGAGGATGCTTCTCATGGAATTCTGGGACCTTCTAGCAAGTATGATCAAGAAGCAACTAAACCTACGGACAAGGTAAGAATTCCAGAATTCTGCTTCACACTCACGGTgatctcttttctttctttaacaAAGCATGCAGGTAACTGTACTGCCCACATCGCTTCTGACTCTCTGTTGATGATTCTTCTTTATGATACATAGATATTTCTTTTCGATATATGCCCACTTCTCTTTTGTGCGTTGTCACGAAATACACATGTACCTGCAATTCCTCTTTTACTGTCATGCTTGCTTTGTTAATGTTCACGATTTCGGCGATTAGTCATGACTCATGAACGGAGATTGAGATTAATGAAGTATTAGCTGAAGTAACTGTCATTTTCCTTGTTCTAGTAATTCATCTTGGTAGTTAATGCTTTCACACCAGCAGCTTATACATTAGTTCTGTATTGAATATTTAGGTGCAAAGACGTCTTGCACAAAATCGGGAGGCTGCTCGTAAAAGCCGGATGAGAAAGAAGGTAGGAAGTGTGCTATGTATTTGAAGGGATATGATACATGCAACCAGTGATGTAATGGACTAAGTTGATGAGTTTTCCAATACAGGCCTATGTTCAGCAGTTAGAAACAAGTCGTCTGAAGCTTATTCAATTAGAGCAAGAACTTGACCGAGTGAGACAGCAGGTCAGGAGAAGATTACTTTGCTTTTATGTGATTACAATTTATTGATTGATTCCAAAGAATAACAATTGATATAACTTCTTTCCTTGTAAATTATAGCAGGGCGTGTATATCGGCGGTGGATTGGATACTAATCCTCTTGGATTTTCTGGCACCATAAACTCAGGTTTATTTGTTTGTCTGCATTTTGGCATATCTTCATTGTGTTGTGTCATTACCTTTATTACGtgtttgaaaacaattttttttgccCCTTCACCTTTGATTTTCAAGTCCTTGTATTCTAAAATTCGAAACTCCAAGTTCTGCAGGCAtaacaacatttgagatggagTATGGACACTGGGTGGAAGAACAAAATAGGCAAAGTTGTGAACTGAGAAATGCTTTGAAGGCTTGTATAAGTGATGTAGAGCTTCGGTTCCTTGTGGATAACGGCATGAGTCACTATTTTGAACTTTTCAGCATGAAATCAACTGCTGCAAAAGCTGACGTTTTCTATGTGATGTCTGGGATGTGGAAAACATCAGCTGAACGGTTTTTCTCGTGGATTGGAGGGTTTCGCCCTTCGGAACTTCTTAAGGTAATTTATGGTTTGACAGGATTCAAAAGTGAAGATAATAGATGCATTTTTGTTCTCTGGACTTGTCGGGTTGCAGTGGAACTCATAATATTAGAGTTAGTCATTAAAACCAAAAAGAATCAGCAATTATAGGATGTCAGAGGATCTAGTGTTTGCCCTGTAGGATGATTGTATGTTAACTTCATCTTCGGGATTTCAGACCTCAAAATGTTAGAGGGAATTAGAAATGCACGTCATGAGCATTTTAGAGGGATTTGCAAATCAATACTTGGAATGATTCATTTACAAATCATTCGTACATGTCTTTGCAAGGCTCATGTCTAGTCTCCGCTAACTAAAATTTTGTGGTTCATTCGTTACTAACTTGGCCTCAATCTCTTGCGATTTGGAAATCCCTCGCCAAAACGTGGCCTTATTATTCATTTGTCATATTTTTTCAACACTAAGTTCCAGCATTGAGTACATATATTACAGGTTCTTCAGCCTCACCTTGACCCGTTGACAGACCAACAACTTTTGGATGTTCACAACCTTAGACAATCATGTCAACAAGCAGAAGATGCTCTTTCTCAAGGTATGGATAAACTCCAGCACACTCTGGCCGAGACTGTGGCAGCTTGTCAACTGGACGAAGGCAGTTATGTCCCGCAGATGGCTAATGCAATGGAGAGATTGGAAGCTCTCGTGAGCTTTGTGACCCAGGTAAGTTATATTCCATCCGCCTGTTTCCTGTTGGAGTTTTATTATTCCATGTTTTCTGACTAAATGATCTTTTTACCCAAACAGGCTGATCATCTTCGGCGGGAGACCTTACAGCAGATGTCACGCATCCTCACAACCCGCCAGGCTGCTCGAGGCCTTGCTGCCTTGGGAGAGTACTTCCATCGCCTTCGGGCTTTGAGCGCACTCTGGGCTACTCGTCCGCGTGAGCCTGCCTAACTTTATCATCAAGAGCATTCAAAGTGTTGAGGCTCAATATATCAACAGGATAATTACTACCAGAAAAGAAACCAGAGGTGCTTTGGGTAATGTTGTCCATATCCATACATATGTAGACATAACATAATCCAAGCTGCTGAAAATTTTCAAGCAGCATCCCATATTTTCAGAAGCTGTAAACATGGATAGTCATTTTATCTGCAGGAAGATTCTATGTAAATAAGTTTATTTTCGATGTCTTTGTATGTTAGAAAACGAGATTTATTTGAGTCTTATCGACGGAACTGGATCATGTAACGAGGTTATCGTTCTTCTTTGATGTGTACATGACCATTAGCGAGGTTATCGTTGTGCTTTGAACATGAACGGTCTTATTCTGGAAAGGTTTGTTAAAATAGGTCTTGATAGTACGTACTTGATTGATATGTATAGAAGCCATTCACCTGATGATGGACATTTGTTTTCAGTGGGGATGGGATGCTCGTTTTCAGGTATGTTGTCGAAATTTTCAGACTAGTGCGGGCATCGGAAAAGAAGTTTTCTACTTGCAACTAGTGTGAGCAATCAGAGCTGTCAGCGAGCTACTGAAAACAAATTTGTGGTGTCTGGCAAAGGTGGCTGGAGAATCACTTTTGGCAACTACAAAAGTCACGTTCCGTTTTGCAGCTGAGAAGCAAATTTACCAACATAGTCCAGCTCCGAACCGAAACCCTTTGTCTACTCCCTAAAAAGCCAGAAC of the Pyrus communis chromosome 1, drPyrComm1.1, whole genome shotgun sequence genome contains:
- the LOC137737725 gene encoding transcription factor TGA4-like isoform X2, with translation MNSPSTQFVTSRRMGVFEPIHQISMWDESFRSSGNFNASASMILDEDTKLDNQSEDASHGILGPSSKYDQEATKPTDKVQRRLAQNREAARKSRMRKKAYVQQLETSRLKLIQLEQELDRVRQQGVYIGGGLDTNPLGFSGTINSGITTFEMEYGHWVEEQNRQSCELRNALKACISDVELRFLVDNGMSHYFELFSMKSTAAKADVFYVMSGMWKTSAERFFSWIGGFRPSELLKVLQPHLDPLTDQQLLDVHNLRQSCQQAEDALSQGMDKLQHTLAETVAACQLDEGSYVPQMANAMERLEALVSFVTQADHLRRETLQQMSRILTTRQAARGLAALGEYFHRLRALSALWATRPREPA
- the LOC137737725 gene encoding transcription factor TGA4-like isoform X1, with the protein product MNSPSTQFVTSRRMGVFEPIHQISMWDESFRSSGNFNASASMILDEDTKLDNQSEDASHGILGPSSKYDQEATKPTDKVQRRLAQNREAARKSRMRKKAYVQQLETSRLKLIQLEQELDRVRQQQGVYIGGGLDTNPLGFSGTINSGITTFEMEYGHWVEEQNRQSCELRNALKACISDVELRFLVDNGMSHYFELFSMKSTAAKADVFYVMSGMWKTSAERFFSWIGGFRPSELLKVLQPHLDPLTDQQLLDVHNLRQSCQQAEDALSQGMDKLQHTLAETVAACQLDEGSYVPQMANAMERLEALVSFVTQADHLRRETLQQMSRILTTRQAARGLAALGEYFHRLRALSALWATRPREPA